The DNA segment GCATGTCGAGCCAGACGGCGTGGTTGCAGCCGTAGCCGTGCACCAGCAGCAGCGGCGGGCGCGAGCCCGGGGCTTTGGCCGGGCGCAAGCGGCGGTGCGAGCAGAAGGGCTGCAGCCAGTTGAACATCCGGAACACGGCGGCGTATTCGCGCAGGTAGCAGGCCAGCGCCTGCCATGGCGTCAGCCGCGCTGGCCGCATGGCCTGCAGGGCGGGAGGAATCGGGGGGCGCGTCGCCTCGGGCTCGCCCAGGCCGCACAGGGTAAAGGCAAAGGCGCCGGCAACAGACAGCCCCAGTATCGCCAGCACCACGCCGATGCCGGCCAGCAGGCCGGTGGCGAGGGGCCACCCATGCAGGGCATTCAGTTCGGCGGCGCAGCCTAGCGCCACGGCGGCCTGCAATGCCACCGCGATGCGGCGCAAGGCGGCGGCCGACAGGTTCATGGCTTGGGCGGGCGCAGGTCGGTCAGGCGCGTACGGGCCAGGCGGTCATGCAGGAACTGCCGCCTGGGGTCGAGCAGGGCCAGCAGGATCCAGGCCAGCAGGCCGGCGCACAGCACGCCGACGAACGGGCCCTTGACCAGGCCGAGCGCGTGCCCGAGCGCCGCCGAAGGCGGCAGCCACAGCCATGCCAGCAGGTAGCGCAGCGTGGCCTGCGGCCAGCGCGGGGGCACGCCAGCGGTCGTCTCGACCCGCATGCGCCACGTCTGCATGGCGAGCGTCTGCCCGTTGCGCTGCCAGAACCAGACGAAGTAGCAGCCCAGCACCAGGAAGCTCCAGCACTGCATCGTGAACGGGCCGTCCAGTCCGAGTTGCTGCAGCGCCGGGCGCGCCAGCAGGTAGACCCCCGTCGAGGCGCTTAGCACGCCGAACAGCAATACGCCTTCGTACAGCATGCAGGCGATGCGGCGGCGGATCGTCGGTGCCTCGGCCGGGCGCACGGGACTGGCCGGAGCAGCCGATGCGGCTGGCTTGGCGTTGGGTTTGGGCGTGGTCACGGCGGGCATGGCGGGTATGGCGAAAGGGCGGTAGGGCCATCAGGCCGGAGGAAGGCGAGGCCGGGCAGCGAGGGCCGGGCCGTGAGGCAGCCAGCGAGCACGGCCGGGCCGGCGCAAGCGGCATTATGCCAAAGCGCGGGTGGGGCGGGTAGCTTGCGTGGGAGGGCGCGGGGGCGAGCCGGCCGCACAACGGCACCGCACAACCGCGTAGCGGTTCAGCGGCGCACCGGCTCGTCGGGCGTGGCGGTAGCGCTGGTGCTGCTGGCCGTGGCCTCGGTGGCGGCCTCGCGCGGCGTGTCCACGGTCGGCACAGGCGCGCCGGCAGCGGTGCCTGGCATGGCGGCATGGGACTCCGCCGCCGGCGTGCCGGTATCGGGCGTGCGGGCACGCGCGGCGGCCGAGGCGGCGTTGGCGGGTGCCTTCTTTTCCAGGTGCAGCTGCCGGGTGGTTTCGGCTGGCAGGCGCTTGCCGGAGGGCAGGGCGCTGACCGCGCCGGGGCGGCGCGGCACCTTCTCGGCAGCCGCCAGGTTCTTCTTTTGCTCTTCCGGCAGTTGCTGGTACTTGTTCCAGGCCTCGGCCTTCTTCTGGGCGGGCAGCGAACGCGTGATCTGGTAGTTTTCGCGCGCCAGGCGGCGCTGCTGGGGCGTCATCTTGACCCATTCGGTCA comes from the Cupriavidus basilensis genome and includes:
- a CDS encoding RDD family protein, whose translation is MPAVTTPKPNAKPAASAAPASPVRPAEAPTIRRRIACMLYEGVLLFGVLSASTGVYLLARPALQQLGLDGPFTMQCWSFLVLGCYFVWFWQRNGQTLAMQTWRMRVETTAGVPPRWPQATLRYLLAWLWLPPSAALGHALGLVKGPFVGVLCAGLLAWILLALLDPRRQFLHDRLARTRLTDLRPPKP
- a CDS encoding DUF3106 domain-containing protein, translating into MASADFIPDAPRRRLAALLLAGLAAAATIWSLVPATCQAQGGHPGGAPAASIANAHPSWNELNAVQQRVLAPLEGEWNNFPELNRRKWLQIAERYEKFSPAEQARLQTRMTEWVKMTPQQRRLARENYQITRSLPAQKKAEAWNKYQQLPEEQKKNLAAAEKVPRRPGAVSALPSGKRLPAETTRQLHLEKKAPANAASAAARARTPDTGTPAAESHAAMPGTAAGAPVPTVDTPREAATEATASSTSATATPDEPVRR